The following are from one region of the Arachis duranensis cultivar V14167 chromosome 10, aradu.V14167.gnm2.J7QH, whole genome shotgun sequence genome:
- the LOC107470492 gene encoding mediator of RNA polymerase II transcription subunit 21 produces MDIISQLQEQVNLIAHLAFNTIGTLQRDAPPNRLSPHYPEPPPHPTEDGSNFSEQPKLMSAGLVKAAKQFDALVAALPISEGGEEAQIKRIADLQAENDAIGQELQKQLEAAEKELNQVQDLFKRASDNCLNLKKPE; encoded by the exons ATGGATATAATTTCTCAATTACAAGAACAAGTTAATTTGATTGCACATCTTGCTTTCAATACCATTGGGACCTTGCAAAGGGATGCTCCTCCTAATCGGCTCTCACCACATTATCCTGAACCACCTCCTCATCCTACGGAGGATGGCTCAAACTTCTCTGAACAGCCCAAGCTGATGAGTGCTGGTTTGGTGAAGGCTGCTAAACAG TTTGATGCATTAGTTGCGGCACTTCCAATATCCGAGGGAGGTGAAGAAGCGCAGATTAAAAGGATTGCTGACCTACAG GCTGAGAATGATGCTATAGGCCAAGAACTACAGAAGCAACTCGAAGCTGCAG AGAAGGAATTAAATCAAGTTCAGGATTTGTTTAAACGAGCGTCAGataactgtttgaatttgaagaaaccTGAATGA
- the LOC107470503 gene encoding uncharacterized protein LOC107470503 isoform X2, producing the protein MVTTTMLSVPNMRTLETRLGAGSYLGQPCFWCSCNFNPTVSLSVVSCKIQKPATGLTTKKTKLNSSDSLNQTVGGHNKEKKKRVFFLDVNPLCYEGSKPSLHSFLRWLSLFLSQVSHTDPVIAVVDGERGSEHRRQLLPSYKAQRTKFMRHLSSSQRLSKGYVGKSYQVISDVLRKCNVPIIKVDGHEADDVVATLAGQVLDKGFRVVIASPDKDFKQLISEDVQIVMPLPELRRWSFYTLKHYKDQYNCDPQSDLSLRCIVGDEVDGVPGIQHVVPSFGRKTAVKLIKKHGSLENLLGAAAIRTVGKPYAQDALTKYADYLRRNYQVLALKRDVNVQLLEEWLVDRNTNNDKIALSTFLKYLEGSKE; encoded by the exons ATGGTTACTACTACTATGTTGTCTGTCCCGAACATGAGAACACTGGAAACAAGGTTGGGGGCAGGGTCTTACCTTGGTCAACCTTGTTTTTGGTGCAGCTGCAACTTCAATCCCACAGTTTCATTGTCAGTAGTatcatgtaaaattcaaaaGCCTGCCACAGGACTTACTACCAAGAAAACGAAGCTTAATTCTTCAGACTCATTGAATCAAACAGTTGGTGGGCACaacaaggagaagaagaaaagagtgtTCTTTTTAGATGTTAATCCACTCTGTTACGAAGGAAGCAAACCTAGCTTGCACTCTTTTCTTCGATGGCTCTCTCTTTTCCTCTCCCAAGTCAGCCATACTGACCCTGTCATTGCT GTTGTTGACGGAGAAAGAGGTAGTGAGCATCGTAGACAATTACTACCTTCTTATAAAGCACAGAGAACAAAGTTCATGAGACACTTATCATCTTCACAGAGACTTTCAAAAGGCTATGTTGGCAAGTCCTATCAAGTTATCAGCGATGTTCTTCGAAAATGCAATGTGCCT ATTATAAAAGTCGATGGCCATGAAGCCGATGATGTTGTCGCTACACTTGCAGGACAAGTTCTTGATAAAGGATTTCGAGTGGTGATAGCCTCCCCTGATAAGGATTTCAAACAGCTTATCTCTGAAGATGTGCAAATAGTTATGCCATTGCCGGAGTTAAGAAGGTGGTCTTTCTACACCCTGAAGCACTACAAAGATCAGTATAATTGTGACCCCCAATCTGATCTGAGTCTTA GATGTATTGTAGGTGATGAAGTAGATGGTGTTCCTGGTATCCAACATGTGGTCCCTAGTTTTGGTCGAAAGACTGCTGTAAAACTTATTAAGAAGCATGGATCATTGGAAAATTTATTAGGTGCAGCTGCAATAAGGACTGTGGGCAAACCATATGCACAAGATGCCCTTACAAAGTATGCCGATTACTTACGCCGAAACTATCAAGTTCTTGCCTTGAAAAG AGATGTAAATGTTCAACTTTTGGAAGAGTGGTTAGTTGACAGAAACACAAACAATGATAAAATTGCACTATCCACCTTTTTGAAATATTTGGAAGGAAGTAAAGAGTGA
- the LOC107470503 gene encoding uncharacterized protein LOC107470503 isoform X1 — protein MVTTTMLSVPNMRTLETRLGAGSYLGQPCFWCSCNFNPTVSLSVVSCKIQKPATGLTTKKTKLNSSDSLNQTVGGHNKEKKKRVFFLDVNPLCYEGSKPSLHSFLRWLSLFLSQVSHTDPVIAVVDGERGSEHRRQLLPSYKAQRTKFMRHLSSSQRLSKGYVGKSYQVISDVLRKCNVPIIKVDGHEADDVVATLAGQVLDKGFRVVIASPDKDFKQLISEDVQIVMPLPELRRWSFYTLKHYKDQYNCDPQSDLSLRCIVGDEVDGVPGIQHVVPSFGRKTAVKLIKKHGSLENLLGAAAIRTVGKPYAQDALTKYADYLRRNYQVLALKRYVLQNIYLQIHIFPYSGPKNWFMVVLILFTFALVDIT, from the exons ATGGTTACTACTACTATGTTGTCTGTCCCGAACATGAGAACACTGGAAACAAGGTTGGGGGCAGGGTCTTACCTTGGTCAACCTTGTTTTTGGTGCAGCTGCAACTTCAATCCCACAGTTTCATTGTCAGTAGTatcatgtaaaattcaaaaGCCTGCCACAGGACTTACTACCAAGAAAACGAAGCTTAATTCTTCAGACTCATTGAATCAAACAGTTGGTGGGCACaacaaggagaagaagaaaagagtgtTCTTTTTAGATGTTAATCCACTCTGTTACGAAGGAAGCAAACCTAGCTTGCACTCTTTTCTTCGATGGCTCTCTCTTTTCCTCTCCCAAGTCAGCCATACTGACCCTGTCATTGCT GTTGTTGACGGAGAAAGAGGTAGTGAGCATCGTAGACAATTACTACCTTCTTATAAAGCACAGAGAACAAAGTTCATGAGACACTTATCATCTTCACAGAGACTTTCAAAAGGCTATGTTGGCAAGTCCTATCAAGTTATCAGCGATGTTCTTCGAAAATGCAATGTGCCT ATTATAAAAGTCGATGGCCATGAAGCCGATGATGTTGTCGCTACACTTGCAGGACAAGTTCTTGATAAAGGATTTCGAGTGGTGATAGCCTCCCCTGATAAGGATTTCAAACAGCTTATCTCTGAAGATGTGCAAATAGTTATGCCATTGCCGGAGTTAAGAAGGTGGTCTTTCTACACCCTGAAGCACTACAAAGATCAGTATAATTGTGACCCCCAATCTGATCTGAGTCTTA GATGTATTGTAGGTGATGAAGTAGATGGTGTTCCTGGTATCCAACATGTGGTCCCTAGTTTTGGTCGAAAGACTGCTGTAAAACTTATTAAGAAGCATGGATCATTGGAAAATTTATTAGGTGCAGCTGCAATAAGGACTGTGGGCAAACCATATGCACAAGATGCCCTTACAAAGTATGCCGATTACTTACGCCGAAACTATCAAGTTCTTGCCTTGAAAAG GTATGTGCTTCAGAATATCTACCTTCAGATTCATATTTTTCCTTACTCTGGGCCAAAGAATTGGTTTATGGTAGTATTAATATTATTCACTTTTGCACTAGTAGATATAACATAA